A segment of the Allosaccharopolyspora coralli genome:
GCGTCCCGAGCAGCGCTGACGGCCTGCATCCCGTAGCCGCGTCCGAACAGCACGGTGTGCACGAGCAGCGGGAACAACTGGTGCAGCCCGATCCGTGCTCGCCAGCCGTCCGCGAGCGGAGTGACCTCCTCGTAGGCGGCGACGATGCGCTCCAGGTGCGGGCACCCGAACAGGTGCAGCATCGCGATGTCGGTCTCCCGGTGGCCGCCGTGGGCGGCCGGGTCGATGAGCCACACCCGGTCGTCTGAACCCCAGTGCACGTTGCCGCTCCACAGGTCGCCGTGCAGCCGGGCAGGAGGCTCTGCGGGGCCGGCGAGGTCGTCGAGCCGCGCGCAGACCCGCATGATCGTGTCGCCTTTGGTGCCGCTCAGTACGCCTTGATCGGTCGCGCGGCGCACGTACGGCTCGACCCGGTGGGTGGCGTAGAACGTCGGCCAGTCCGATTTGACCTCGTTGCGCATCGGGGCGAGCCCGATCCACGCGTCGGCCGGACCGTCCGGAGGTGGGGCACCGAACCCGTCGGCCCCGGAGGCGTGCAGTGTCGCCAGTTGCCGCCCGAACGTCTCCGCTGCCGTCGAACTCGGACGCCCCGAGGCCACGTGGTCGGTGACGAGCCAGTGTTCGTCGTGCCCGTGCACGGCGGGAACCGGCACGGTCCCCGAGTTCGCGAGCCACCGCAGCGACGCCGCCTCGGCGGGCACCGCGCCAGGCATCCCGTCGGTGCGCTTCACGAACACGGTCTCGCCGTTCGAGCACCGCACTTCGAAGGCCGCCGAGGTGTCACCGCCGGTGAGGCGGCGTTCGCCTGCGGTGGCGCTGCCGGTGAGCGCGACCACCGCGTCCTCGGCGTTCACAGCCGCTCCCGAACCCAGTCGATGAGCCCTGGCATGGCGGCCTCGACCTGGCCGAGAGCGTCCTCGAACCCGTGGTCACCCCCGTAGTACGGGTCCGGCACCTCGGCGCCCTCGTGGGAGCCGGGGTCGAACGACCGCAACAGCCGCACCCGCCGGCTCGTCTCGTCGCCGAGCGCGTTGC
Coding sequences within it:
- a CDS encoding fructosamine kinase family protein, with translation MNAEDAVVALTGSATAGERRLTGGDTSAAFEVRCSNGETVFVKRTDGMPGAVPAEAASLRWLANSGTVPVPAVHGHDEHWLVTDHVASGRPSSTAAETFGRQLATLHASGADGFGAPPPDGPADAWIGLAPMRNEVKSDWPTFYATHRVEPYVRRATDQGVLSGTKGDTIMRVCARLDDLAGPAEPPARLHGDLWSGNVHWGSDDRVWLIDPAAHGGHRETDIAMLHLFGCPHLERIVAAYEEVTPLADGWRARIGLHQLFPLLVHTVLFGRGYGMQAVSAARDALTEG